One Anthonomus grandis grandis chromosome 13, icAntGran1.3, whole genome shotgun sequence DNA segment encodes these proteins:
- the LOC126743803 gene encoding potassium/sodium hyperpolarization-activated cyclic nucleotide-gated channel 3-like, which translates to MSKTGYAEEPLQLKKVKIVNNHEKEPPRKENVSLREKLWNFVTVSGKNPDTIKFFNSELKIEAEKQRHWDNFRYAIHPLNVNQEFYRIEIVEEQLFNLIKYVTGKALVISVWMVTLAIFMSTMTLDIKFEEIITELKEYMVSKQLPEELKIRMVSYYKFKYHKAYVNEKYIRSIFSTNLKREMDVFLYKSLINQVSIFSHISPKNMQLITANLVPEIYLPSDLIIQSGTHGDCMYFIESGTVAVFTPSGKEICHLHDGDYFGEVSLLSVSKKRTASVVAIEATRIYKLRNKVFHTCFKKTEQAYQLIREMAKKRILQTDDLERLFKKDKLEQQYLENFRE; encoded by the exons atgagTAAAACAGGGTATGCCGAAGAGCCACTTCagcttaaaaaagttaaaatagttaACAATCATGAAAAGGAACCACCGAGAAAGGAAAACGTCTCGTTAAGAGAAAAACTGTGGAATTTCGTGACAGTCAGCGGCAAAAATCCGGAcacaattaagttttttaacagCGAATTGAAAATAGAAGCAGAAAAGCAAAGACATTGGGACAATTTTCGTTACGCAATTCATCCTCTTA ATGTTAACCAAGAGTTCTATCGTATAGAAATTGTTGAAgagcaactttttaatttaataaagtatGTTACCGGAAAAGCTCTGGTCATTTCGGTTTGGATGGTAACTCTGGCAATTTTTATGTCAACAATGACACTAGACATCAAGTTTGAAGAAATTATAACCGAGTTAAAAGAATATATGGTTTCTAAACAACTACCAGAGGAGCTTAAGATAAGAATGGTCAGctattacaaatttaaatatcacaAAGCGTATGTTAacgaaaaatatataagatcaatattttctactaatCTGAAGCGAGAAATGGACGTTTTTCTTTATAAGTCTTTAATCAATCAAGTATCAATATTTTCCCACATATCACCAAAGAACATGCAACTAATAACAGCTAATTTGGTGCCGGAAATATATCTTCCATCCGACTTAATCATCCAATCGGGTACTCACGGTGACTGTATGTACTTCATTGAGAGCGGAACCGTAGCAGTTTTCACCCCATCTGGTAAAGAAATTTGTCATTTACACGACGGAGATTACTTCGGAGAAGTTTCATTATTATCCGTCAGTAAGAAGAGGACAGCGAGCGTCGTAGCAATAGAAGCCACCAGAATCtataaattaagaaacaaaGTGTTTCATACGTGTTTCAAAAAAACCGAGCAAGCCTATCAACTTATTCGCGAGATGGCAAAGAAAAGAATTTTACAAACCGATGACTTGGAGCGGCTTTTTAAGAAGGATAAGTTAGAGCAACAATATTTGGAGAATTTTAGGGAGTAG